The nucleotide window GCGGCGTGCGCAGCCGGCGCGATCTGGCCACCGATCCCCGCGCCGCCGAACGCTTCGAGACGCTGCGCACCGAATACGACGCCTGGCGCGGCCGCATCCCGCGTCCCAACCGACGCTAACCAAATGCCACCCCGCATCCCTTGAGGGTGGTGACCCCCGGCACGTCTTCGAGCCCCCACTCAGTGGCGCGCCGGGGGAAACTGACACAGAGGATACGAGCATGAGCCAATGCGTGAAAAACGGTTGCCAAAACAAGGGCGAGTGGGCGGTCAAAGTCCACTTGCCTGCAAAAGGCTGGTCGCTGGCAGCACACACACCCGTCTCAGTCATCTCCGATATGCCGCTGTGCCGTGATCATGCCGAAGAGGAAAACCTGCTGGAGGACTTTCCAGACCTTCGCCGCGCGCTCTGCGACATCCTCGAATCGAACGGCCTCGCCGAGCCAGATTTCGACCGCGCCTGGACAGAACCGGTTCGCAGATCTTCGAAGGAATTCGCGGAGTTTGAGAAGAGCCGCGCGAAGCACATGAATTGAAATAGAGGATCCGGAGACATGCCACGCCCCAGGGAAACGAAACACTATCTGGCCGCAGAGCTCCGCGCCGTGGCCGCCAAGGCGCAACCCTCCAACGCCGCAAAGTATGAGGCGCTGGCAGCAAGGGCGGAGACAGGAGAATTCGACGACTACGCCGATGTGCACGTCTGTGGACCGACGGCCCTCTACATCGAGCTGATGAACGCCGGTTTCACAAAGTTTGCCAAGCGGGTCGCAGAAGGCGAATTCGATGCGACCCGCGAGGAATCCGAGGAATGGGCCCGATCCCAAACCGACCCCGAAACCGTGCGGATCATGAACGCGATGGGCATCGGCCCCGATCGCAGCCGCGATAACTGAAACGAGGAGACGAGCATGAGAGAACCCATCGGTCCGGCGCAGCAACCTTGGGTGCTGAATATTCCAATCATGCAGCAGTCGGTCCTGTTTGCGGCCGTGCGCGCGCCGGACGGGATCCGCAAGAACCACCCAGTGAAGGTGTTGCTCCGCTGGTATCGCCGGTGCGTTCTATTGTCGGCCTTCGACCAGCGCGCCCTGACGGACCCTTTTGAGCCAGGCGGTGGCAGCTTTACTGGGCCGTTCACGGTCACTCACGCACGTTCAGCAGGCCTTTGGCTTGGCGACATTGGCGACTTCAATGGTTGGACCGAAGAATGCAGCCGAATTTTCGATCAGATGAGGCTCGTTTACCTCGAGCACGTCGACGAGCTGCCGCACCACTTTCAGCTGCACTTCATGCACGGCGCCCAGATCATCGGTGTCCATCACTCCGACGATAAAATCGCCGATTGGTGGCGCCATTTCTACCACATGATCGTAAACGATGCGCATTTGCACCCGGAAACCGACGACGAAATGAACATGCGACTTTCCGACGATCGCGAGGAATGGAAGCGCCGCGAAGTCGTGACCGCAGTCTGATTTCACCGAAAAGGAACCCAAACCATGCCCGACGGCCCCATGACCACCACCCGCCACATCACGGCCCCGCTCGATCAGCTCTACCTGCATCGTTTCAACCCGCGCCAGACCGCGACCGACGACCAGGTCGAGGCCAAGGCCGCCAGCATCGCCACCAGCGTCGGCCTGATGCAGGAGCTGCTGGCCTACCAGGACCCCGACCGCGAGGGGTTCGGTATCGTGGGCGGGGGCCTGCGCCTGCGCGGCTTGCAGAAACTGGCCGAGGAAGGCTGGTCTCGCACGCACGATCAGCAGAAGATCACGGAGATCCCCCTGCACGTCACCGACGATCCGATCGTCGCCCGCGCCTGGGCCCTGGGCGAGAACGTCAGCCGCGAGGAACTCAGCCCCGCGCAGGAAATCCGCGCCTATGCCGCCCAGGCCGCGCAAGGCCTCAGCGCCGAGATGATCGCCCGTGGCTTCGGCAAGCCCGCCCGCCACGTTGCCCGCCGGCTGGCCCTGGCCGCGCTGGACGACGAGGTGATCGACGCGCTCGAGGCCGGACAGATTAGCCTCGAGGTCGCCCGCGCGCTGACCATCGCCCGCAGCCCCGAGGCCCAAGTCGAGACGCTGCAGGCCGCCATCGAGAACGGCTGGAATGAATGGTACGTGCGCCGCGAACTGGAAGAGGGCAGCATCGATTCCGACGACTGGCGCGTTCGCTGCATCGGCCTGCCGGCATACATCGAGGCCGGCGGCGCCATGACCGAAGACCTGTTCCAGGACCACGCCTTGCTGCACGACGAGAAGCTGCTGAAGAAACTCTTCGGCGACCGACTGGCCCGCATCGCCGACGAGGTGAAGGCCGAAGGCTGGGCAGAGGTCCGGGTCGTGACCGACAACCACTGGATCCACCACCTGACGTCCGGTCTCGACAAGCACCGCCCGCCCAGCGTCGAGTTGCCCGAGGGCGACGCACAGGAACTGGACGCGCTCGAGGACGCCATCCGCGGCCGCGCGGCGACAACCGAAGAACTGGCCCGCCTGAAGGAACTGCGCGACCGGCGCGAGGGAGCCTATCCAGACGATGTGATCGAGGCCGGCACCGCCTTCGTCTACGCCGAGCGCAACGGCCAGGTCGAGATCTCGCGCGGCTGGATGAAACGCGGCAAGGGCGGCGGCACCACCACCGCCGCCGGCACCGACGACGCCCCGGCCAAGCCGCCGATCCCCGACAACCTGCGGCAGGAGTTGATCACCCTGCGCACGGCCGCGCTGATGGGCGGGCTGGTGGACAAGACCGACCTGGTGCTCGACATGCTCGCATGGCAGCTGGACGGCCACCTTCCGCCCTACAGCGCGCCTTTCAACATCAGCACCAGCCTGCACCCCCTGCCCGATGCGTCCGACAGCGTGACCGTCGACAAGCGCCTGACCGAGCTGAAGGACTGGCACCAGCGCAATGAGGACGACTGCCTGATGTTTGACGCCTTCCGCGAGCTGGGCAAGAAACACCGCAACCAGGTCCTTGCCCGCCACCTGCCCCGCGCCCTGCGCAGCGTCGGAGACGCCAGCGCCATGGCCGAGATGGAACGCGAGTTCAGCGTCGGCCTGCGCAAGGTCTGGACGCCAACGGCCGAGACGTTCTTCAAGCGGTGCCGCGCGGAGTTCCTCGACAATCTCTGGGCCGAGCTGCTCGAGCTCGAGGACGACGACGAGCGCCGCGCCCAGTTCAGGAACCAGAGCCGGGCGCAGAAGGCCAAGGATCTCGAGGACCTGTTCACCAACGCCGAGGTCCAGGAGACCCACGGTCTCAGCCGCGCGCAGATACAGAAGATCGATGCATGGGTGCCGGGCGATGTGTGACACGATCAGCCTATACCGACGAAACCCCGGGCACTGGGATGTGACGAATGGCAACCGCCGAGTTTTCGCGATTCGTGGCGGGCCTCACGACAATAGCGATCATTTCTTTGTGCGCGATGAAAGGGAACGGCGAGCCCCAACGATGGGGCCGTTTGCAACCCTTGATGCAGCCGTAGCGTGGGTGATGTCCACGCTGATGGCAACTAAGACAGCCGGTTAACCGGCACCGAAGTGGAGAGGGACCAGCTGCGGGGGGACGACCACGAAAACGTCAAGGGGCCGCAGCCCGTGTCGAGGAACGGGCCACCACGTGCGAACCGTGGGCTGTAAATCTGAGGGACTGGCCGGGCGGTCCTGAAATACCCCCGGCGCCATCGACAGGAGCAACTTATGCGAAACCCGATCATGAAATATTTCGAATACGCCCACCTGACGGCGCACCTGCAAACGGTCAGCAAGCCGTTCGGCGAGCTGGCGGTCGAGATGAACGAAACCCTGCCCGACGGCCCGGAAAAGAGCGCCGGCCTGCGCAAGCTGCTGGAAGCCAAGGACTGCATGGTCCGGGCCAAGCTGGGCTGAGGTATGCCCATGCCGAGACAATGCCCCGACTGCGACGCCCAGATGGAAGATGACACGCTGCACTGCTGGTGCCCAGTCGCTGACTGCACCTTCAAGGGTTATGTCGTCCTACAAACTGGAAAAATCCTGCGCTCGCCACCGGAAGATAATCACCCTGACGAGTGGGAAGACCACGACGAAATGGGATTTGATGAGTGCGGTTTGACCGAGGACGGTACCTGCATGCTCGCTGGAACCGAACATTGCGATTGGGACTGCCCGCATTCGGGATAGTACCGCACACCAAGGAGACCACCATGCGCACCCGCAAAATGACGATCAGCACCACGGTCACCGAGGACGAGATCCGCGACCGCCTGCCCCGCACGCAGCTGCAGCTGCTGCCGGAACCGGAGGAAGGTTGAATGACGGTCAAACCCATCCTTTTCAGCGCGCCGATGATCCGGGCGCTACTCGCCGGCCGCAAGACGCAGACCCGGCGGCTGTTGAAGCGGCCTTCATGGGCACAGGCCAAAGGCTGGCCCGAGCGCATCATGGACGAACAGGATCTCGACGGGCGTTTGAAATGGTTCGCCAGGGAGACAGGATGCCTTGCCGATTTGCCGATCCCTCAACCCGGCGATCTGCTTTGGGTGAAGGAGACATGGACCCACACCGGACAAGGCGCATGGACGACGCAGGACACGCTGCGCGCTCTTGATGGTCGCGTCGAATACCGGGCCACGAACGACATTCCAGGCGCGGCTTGGTTCCCGTCGATCTTCATGTTCCGAAAGTTTTCCCGCCTCACGCTCCGGGTGACGGACGTGCGCGTGCAGCGGTTGCAGGAAATCAGCGAGGCGGATGCGCAGGCCGAAGGGATCGAGATGGAATCGGCGGATCCGCCCTTCTACTACGTCCCCGGCATCTGGCCTCACAGCCTGACGGCGGTAGGCGTGGAATCCGGCGAAAGGCCCGCTCAGCGCAGCTTCTCAAAGCTATGGGACTTGCTCAACGCAGACCGCGCGCCCTGGGCGGATAACCCGTGGGTCGCGGCCTACACGTTCGAGGTCCACCAATGCAACGTCGACCAGATGGAGGCGGCGGCATGAGCGGCGTCATCGAAGCCCGTCGCGCGCTGCATCGCGCGATATTGGCGGACCTCGACAATAGTAGCCACGCATTTGGCAGGTACGAGACTTTCTCGCACCTGCGCGTGCTCGGCGATCCACAATTATTGTCTCGCGACATCGTTCGCGCGATCTGCCGCGACCTCACCAATCGCGGGTTCGCAAGGTATCAACGAGGCCTGTTCACGGAAGATGGCATCCCAGCTGGTTCCGGCTACGGCATTACGCGACGCGGCTTGGCGTACCTCATAGCCTTGGAGGAGGTGTCATGATCCAGCGCATCAAGCAGTTTTTCTGCCGGCACGAGTGGCATCTCCACAATTTCCAGGTACTCGGGCCCTTCAACACGGATCACTGCACTAAGTGCGGTAAATTTCGCCATGACTGACGCGCGAAACCGCTGCAAGGCCACGCCACCTGGGGGCAAAGGTTCCCGCCCAGTTGTCGCGCACCTGGCGCCCGACGACTACCGGCTGCTCTACGAGCTGACTATGCAGCGCGGTGTCTCGATGGCGGACACGATCCGCCAGATCATCCGTGAAGCGGCGAGGTCGGCGCAGAGGTCAAGATGAGCACACCCGCCCTCGACTTCCTTCCTCGCCTGATGCCCGCGCCTGTGGCCGCGCGCTATATCGGCGTGTCGGAATCGACGTTGCGGACTCTCGACATCCCACGCCGGGAACTAGGCTCAAAGCGCCTCTACGACCGCTTCGACCTTGACGCCTACGCCAGCGATCTGCCCTATGAAGGCGGGGGGCCCGTAGACGGATGGTGAAAATGAAGGTGAATTATCCCGGCCTGACGGCCCGCAAGCGCGGGACTCGAGTTGCGTGGCGCGTCCGGGTCGAAGGCAACCCGAACCGCAAGATCACGATTTCGGTCGGGCCGGATCATCCGGATTTCCCCGAACACTACGCCGCCGCCCGTGCCGGTTACAAACTGGACGCGCCGAAGGATGTTAGCCCCGATCGCGGGTCTATGGCTTGGCTGTTCGGCCTCTATCTCGACCACCTGTCGCGCCAGGTTGACGCGGGCGCGGCCTCGCCCCTGACGCTGAAAGAGCGCCGCAACCTGTCGCGCTTCGTCCTCGACCAGACATCGGAACAACAGCGATCGCGGGGCCGACCCTATGCGACCTTGCCCGCCACGATCCCGGCGGGCGAAGTGACGGCCTTCAAGGATCGCATGGCGGCGACCCCAGGCAAGGCGCGGAATGTGTGGAAGCTTGGAGTCGCGGCCTATGATTTCGGCATCGAACGCGGTCACGTCACGGTCAACCCGTTTCGCGCGGTCCCGCGCCCGGCCTACAGGTCGCAAGGCGGGGCGCAGCCGTGGTCGATCGATGACCTGTCGCGCTACCGCGAAGCACACCCGCCCGGCACGACCGCGCATCTTGCCCTGACCCTGTTCATGTTCACGGCCTGCCGGATCGGCGACGCCTACCAGCTGGGACGGCAACACGAACAGCGCCACGGCGATCAGAAATGGCTTGCTTGGCAACCGTCGAAGAAAGGATCGAGGTTTGTTCAAATCCCGATCCTGCCACCGCTGGAAAAGGCGCTGCAGCTGCGAACAGTGATCGGCACAACCTACCTGACCACGGAACAGGGCAAGCCCTTCGCCAGCCCCGAAGCCCTGCGCAATAGGTTCAAGAAATGGTGCGTCGCCGCCGGTTTGCCCGACAGATCGTCGCACGGCATCCGCAAAGCCGCCGGGCATCTGCTGGCCCTGCACGGCGCGACGCAATACGAAATCATGTCGATACACGGTCACGCGAACGCGGCGACATCACAGGTCTACACGGAAACGGTCGAACGGATGCGCCTTGGCGAAATGGGCGCATCGAAATTGGCGGGTTTGGACTGGTAATGTGGACCCAACCCGTTTAGAAACGGGTCCACAATCCGAAAAAACCGCCTAATCACAACATCATAGCTTGCCCGGTTTGCGTCCCTCCGGGCCTACCAGTTCCACGTCAATGAGAGGTACCATGCGCAGACCCTTTTTCATACTTGCCGCCCTTGGCCTGCTCGCCGCCTGTTCGGAGACGACACCGGTGACCGCGTTCACCTCCAGTATCTACGAGGTTTACGGCGTGGAAGAGGGCGACATGCTGAAGCTGCGCGGAGGTCCGGGCCTTGGGTTCGAGACGCGCGTCGGGCTGCCCAACGGCACGCTGGTGCGCGTGCGGGACTGTAAACGGGTCGGCGGCACGCGCTGGTGCGATGTGGCGCTGGACCGGGCGCCGGGGCTGACGGGATATGCCTCGGAGACCTATTTGCGGCCCCGCTCCTGACCATGCGCGAGGCCCCGGATTCGGGACCGTTTTCTGCGCAGAAAACGGGCTGGAAAATGCGCATTTTCCAGTCCGGAAATTTTGACAATTTCCGCGCGCCCTAGCGCCCGATCACGATATCGGCCTGCAGGCCGCCCAGTCGGGCGCTTTCGCCCAGGCGCAGTGTGCCGCCGTGGGCGCGGGCGATGTCCATCGCAATCGCCAGCCCCAGGCCGACCCCGGTGCCGAGGTTCTGGTTGCGGGCCTCGTCCAGCCGGGCGAAGGGTTTGAGCGCCTCTTCGCGCTGCGCCTGCGGGATGCCGGGGCCGTCATCCTCGACCCGGATGCGCAGGGCCCGGTCGGTCAGGTGCACCGACACCTCGGCGCGGCTGCCGTAGCGCACCGCGTTGCCGACGAGATTTTCCACCGCCCGCCGGATACCGCCGGAGCGCAGCGCGACGGTGCCCTGTCCTTCGCGCTCGGCCAATGTCACCGCCTTGCCGCCACGCTGGTAATCCTCGACGATGCGGGCCACCAACGCGTGCGGATCGACGGGTTCGGGCGCACCTTCCTGCGCACCGCGCGCGAAATCGAGGAACTCGGTGATCAGGCGTTCCATGTCGGCGACGTCCTGTTCCATCGGGGCGCGGTCCTCCGACTCGAGCATCGTTAACGCGAGCTTGAGCCGGGTTATCGGCGTGCGCAGGTCGTGGCTGACGCCGGACAGCATGAGTGTGCGCTGCTCGATCTGGCGCTCGATCCGGGCGCGCATGTCGAGAAAGGCCGCCCCGGCCGCGCGCACCTCTGTCGAGCCTGCCGGGCGATACTCGACGTGGCGGCCCCGGCCGAACGCATCGGCGGCATCGGCCAGGCGGGTGATCGGACGCAACTGGTTGCGCAGGTAGAAATAGGCGATCACCGTCATGAGGGTGGCGCAGAAGAACATGTAGACCAACAGCTGGTGCGGGTTCGAGGCCGACACCCGGCGCCGGTCGAACGTCATTCGCAGGCCGGTGTCGGCCATGGTGAAGTAAAGATGGACAACGCCGTCATTCGGCAGGTCCAGCGCCTGCAGGTTCGGCAGCAGGCGGTTGAACTCGCCAATCACGTAGGCGCCGGTGAAATCGTACCAGCGGCGGCTGTCCTGGCGCGGCATCTCCTCGAGCGGGACCGTCTCGGCCGAGATCTGCAGGATCCGTGCAAGGCGCGAGGCGCCGATCTCGGAGGGTTGCATCCCGGCGTCCAGCAGCACCCCGACCTCGCGGCTGGCGGACCGGGTCATCTGTTTGGTGACGCCTTCGAAGTGACGCTGCACGAAGACGATCGAGACCACCAGCATCAGCGTGATCACCGGCAGCAGAAGAATCGCGATGGCGCGGCCATAGAGCGACCTGGGCATATAGGGTTTGAGCCAGCGGAAGGACATGCGCTAAACCTAGCCATGACGGGCAGGATCGGAAAGAGCGAAGCACATGCAGGACAAACGCCCCACGCCGGGGATCGCAGAGCGACTGGCCCCAGGCCTGCGCCGCGTGCTGGCCGACAACCCGTCGCCGATGACCTGTTGGGGGACGAACACCTACCTCGTGGGATCACGCGACATCGCGGTGATCGACCCCGGACCCGACGATCCGGCCCATCTCGCGGCCATCCTGGCGGCGCTGGAGCCCGGACAGCGGGTGTCGCACGTCCTGGTCACGCACAGCCACGTGGATCACTCGCCGCTGGCGCATCGGCTGGCGCGAAAGACCGGCACGCGGGTGCACGCCTTCGGCCCCTCCGGCGTCGGGCGCAGCGATATCATGACCCGGCTGGCCGCGGCAGGGCTCGAGGATGCGGGCGAAGGCGTGGAGGCCGGTTTCGCGCCGGACGTGACGCTCGACGATGGCGACGTGATCGAGGGCGGCGACTGGACGCTCGAGGCGCTATGGACTCCGGGGCACCTGGGCAATCACCTGAGTTTCGCCATGGGCGACACGGTCTTTTGCGGCGATCTGGTGATGGGCTGGGCCAGCTCGCTGGTGGCGCCGCCCGACGGCGACTTGACAGATTTCATGGCCTCCTGCCGTCGGTTGCGGGATCGTGGCGGGAAGGTTTTTCACGCCGGCCACGGCGCGCCGATCACCGAACCGATGGCGCGGCTCGACTGGCTGATCGCGCATCGCGAGGGGCGCGAGGCGTCGATCCTCGAGGCGCTGCGGACTGGCCCGGCGGACGCCCGGGACCTCGCGCGGCGAATCTACACCGAAACGCCAGAGGCCCTGATGGGAGCAGCGGCCCGCAACGTCCTCGCCCACCTCATTGATTTGCATCGGAAAAACATGGTCGCGCCAGCCGGCCCCCTTACGGCGACCGCGCTCTTCAGCCTTGGCTGAGCCTGCAGGAATTTTTTGTCACAAACCCTCTGGACGCCACCGGAGTAGGTTGCTATATCCGCCCCCGGTATTCCGGCGTAGCTCAGCGGTAGAGCAGTTGACTGTTAATCAATTGGTCGTAGGTTCGATCCCTACCGCCGGAGCCATAAAAATCCTTTACTCGCAGCGGCTTGAAGGATTTCATCTACCACATGTCAAGCAAACTTTGATGAATTTCGTGAAACGTATTTTTGGAGCTGTGGATCGCGGCTATCTTGTACGGGCCTATCTGATCAGCACAGTGATTATGGTTGGCTGGATGATCTGGGCCAATGCCAACTTCCGTTTTCCAACAGCTTTCGATTTTTTCTTTATTCCGGCGGCGGCTGTTCTATTCCCGTTTGCCAAGCTCTCGTGGGATGAGGTTAGGAACCTTATTTTGGGAGAAACACTGATCGTATTTAATGCAGTTTTTCTGTACGGTGCCAAAATTGTCATCAATGTTCTTCTTTGGATTTTCTCTCCTATCATCGCGCCCCTGGGCATTATCTACCTAGCGTTTCGGACCCGTGCCCCGCGCAGCAACGTGCATCCTGACCAATCCTGACATCTGCAAGCGCGCTCCACGCGGGCGCGCTTCCCCTTCTTTTTAAGAGGACACCCGCATGACATTTTTCCGCACAAAAGCCCTTGCTGCCTTGGGATACGCAGCGCTTGCGCTCTGCACTCCGTCCCTTGCGTCGGCACAGATCGCCGCCGACGATCTGAAAGACTATGACTCCGGCGTCTGGCAGGTCCAGTTCGACAAATCCTTTGGAGGGGAACTGGTGTTCTCTGACCGTTTCGGGGGTGGTTCGATCTGGTGGAAACTTCCTGACAGCAGAAAGCAGTATTCCTGCCGTGCGGCGTTCAATTTGCCTTCGCAAGACGAATATCCGCAAAGCGGTCTGCTTGAACTGGATGCTGTTTTCGGACCTGATTACCAAGAGGCATGCCCTGCGGACATGGTTCAGATGTCGGTTGGTCCGATCGATCCCGGTGGCACCCGGACGCTGAACCTAACGGTCGGCGCGCATGAATTTGAGGGGACGCTGCTTAAGCTTGTCAGCTACACAACGCCCCTGGGACTACACCCGCGCCTTCCGGACAACCTGACCATTCTCGGCGCAACGGTTGGAATGGGCGAGAGCGACGTGATCACCATGCTTTCCAATACCGGATACTCAGTGATTGAAGAAACCGACTTTCTGCCATCTAGGCACGTTTTCACCTCTCAGGGTGGGTACCTCAACGGCATAAGCGCCCAATACGCGATAGACCCGATCCTCCAAGAGCAGGCCCCCTTTTACTCGGTCACGAACCTGACGCGCGATCCTGAAGGCTACAACGCCTACAAGGCGAACAGCAAAACGCCGATCAACCATTTGCCGGACACTATCCAGCTCATCACGATTGGTGAGACGGTTGCATCGATTTCGCGCGTGATCCCCTTCGATCAAAGTATCTTTGAAAAATTCCAGTCTGATCTGGCCCTCAAGTACGGCACCGGCGCGGACGGCGGCGTGCCGATTTTGAAGGGAGCCAAGATCAAGCGCGTGGCCCTATTCGGGCGAAATGGGAAAGAAGTGGACCCCAAAAAGTTGGTGGGCGGTGCCGGATATCCCTGGGTCACAGACGCCTGCTTGCCGACTATCGATGCGTTCGAATTTCGGCATATTGATTATATGCTCAGTCGCCACCTGCGCCTTTCTTCCGACCCGATCCGCAGTTGCTCTGTAGAGGTACAATACTCCATGTTGCCGTCAGATGGCAGTGTTCCGGCGATGGCTCATGTCCAGATTTCATCGCGGGCTATTGCCCAGGATGCCGCTATGAAAGCCGGTCTCGCTTCAGCGTTGGACAAAGTCCTGTCGGCAACATTCGACGCTATGCTTGAGGCCAATAGTGCCGCAGAGATCGAAGCGGCCGCGCCAGACCTTTAACCCCAGCTAACTCCAGCGAAGAGCTTTGGATTGGGTTGTAAGGGGAAATTATTCTCGACTGATACGGGAAATCCGGCCAAGATGATGGAAAGGCCGGATATTCCTTCGGCTGCCTCACTTCCGGAGCGCCGCAGGACCGTTGCCAGACCCAAGATCATTGCCTTCCAGATTGCTGTATTTCTTCTCGTCCGGTTATCGGTCTTGGCGGGATCGGT belongs to Roseovarius sp. THAF27 and includes:
- a CDS encoding helix-turn-helix domain-containing protein is translated as MSTPALDFLPRLMPAPVAARYIGVSESTLRTLDIPRRELGSKRLYDRFDLDAYASDLPYEGGGPVDGW
- a CDS encoding SH3 domain-containing protein, with amino-acid sequence MRRPFFILAALGLLAACSETTPVTAFTSSIYEVYGVEEGDMLKLRGGPGLGFETRVGLPNGTLVRVRDCKRVGGTRWCDVALDRAPGLTGYASETYLRPRS
- a CDS encoding ParB/RepB/Spo0J family partition protein, encoding MPDGPMTTTRHITAPLDQLYLHRFNPRQTATDDQVEAKAASIATSVGLMQELLAYQDPDREGFGIVGGGLRLRGLQKLAEEGWSRTHDQQKITEIPLHVTDDPIVARAWALGENVSREELSPAQEIRAYAAQAAQGLSAEMIARGFGKPARHVARRLALAALDDEVIDALEAGQISLEVARALTIARSPEAQVETLQAAIENGWNEWYVRRELEEGSIDSDDWRVRCIGLPAYIEAGGAMTEDLFQDHALLHDEKLLKKLFGDRLARIADEVKAEGWAEVRVVTDNHWIHHLTSGLDKHRPPSVELPEGDAQELDALEDAIRGRAATTEELARLKELRDRREGAYPDDVIEAGTAFVYAERNGQVEISRGWMKRGKGGGTTTAAGTDDAPAKPPIPDNLRQELITLRTAALMGGLVDKTDLVLDMLAWQLDGHLPPYSAPFNISTSLHPLPDASDSVTVDKRLTELKDWHQRNEDDCLMFDAFRELGKKHRNQVLARHLPRALRSVGDASAMAEMEREFSVGLRKVWTPTAETFFKRCRAEFLDNLWAELLELEDDDERRAQFRNQSRAQKAKDLEDLFTNAEVQETHGLSRAQIQKIDAWVPGDV
- a CDS encoding tyrosine recombinase XerC, with amino-acid sequence MKVNYPGLTARKRGTRVAWRVRVEGNPNRKITISVGPDHPDFPEHYAAARAGYKLDAPKDVSPDRGSMAWLFGLYLDHLSRQVDAGAASPLTLKERRNLSRFVLDQTSEQQRSRGRPYATLPATIPAGEVTAFKDRMAATPGKARNVWKLGVAAYDFGIERGHVTVNPFRAVPRPAYRSQGGAQPWSIDDLSRYREAHPPGTTAHLALTLFMFTACRIGDAYQLGRQHEQRHGDQKWLAWQPSKKGSRFVQIPILPPLEKALQLRTVIGTTYLTTEQGKPFASPEALRNRFKKWCVAAGLPDRSSHGIRKAAGHLLALHGATQYEIMSIHGHANAATSQVYTETVERMRLGEMGASKLAGLDW
- a CDS encoding MBL fold metallo-hydrolase produces the protein MQDKRPTPGIAERLAPGLRRVLADNPSPMTCWGTNTYLVGSRDIAVIDPGPDDPAHLAAILAALEPGQRVSHVLVTHSHVDHSPLAHRLARKTGTRVHAFGPSGVGRSDIMTRLAAAGLEDAGEGVEAGFAPDVTLDDGDVIEGGDWTLEALWTPGHLGNHLSFAMGDTVFCGDLVMGWASSLVAPPDGDLTDFMASCRRLRDRGGKVFHAGHGAPITEPMARLDWLIAHREGREASILEALRTGPADARDLARRIYTETPEALMGAAARNVLAHLIDLHRKNMVAPAGPLTATALFSLG
- a CDS encoding ATP-binding protein; translated protein: MSFRWLKPYMPRSLYGRAIAILLLPVITLMLVVSIVFVQRHFEGVTKQMTRSASREVGVLLDAGMQPSEIGASRLARILQISAETVPLEEMPRQDSRRWYDFTGAYVIGEFNRLLPNLQALDLPNDGVVHLYFTMADTGLRMTFDRRRVSASNPHQLLVYMFFCATLMTVIAYFYLRNQLRPITRLADAADAFGRGRHVEYRPAGSTEVRAAGAAFLDMRARIERQIEQRTLMLSGVSHDLRTPITRLKLALTMLESEDRAPMEQDVADMERLITEFLDFARGAQEGAPEPVDPHALVARIVEDYQRGGKAVTLAEREGQGTVALRSGGIRRAVENLVGNAVRYGSRAEVSVHLTDRALRIRVEDDGPGIPQAQREEALKPFARLDEARNQNLGTGVGLGLAIAMDIARAHGGTLRLGESARLGGLQADIVIGR